TTGCCGTTTTGTTTAAAATAGGAGCGAATAAGTTGTTTCATAAAGTCACAACCTAGGACTGATATTGACCTCTTATTTATCCACCAGAGCGTGAAATGGGAGGATCCCCCGGATGACCAAAATAAAGTCGTGGAGAACATGAAGGAAACAGAGACACATGAGACCAACaagaacaggacaggaggcaaggtaagaaatatgctgtcctttacacatgctctgcctactaaggcacagatctaggattagtTTACTATCACTAAATCCTAGCCTTAAAGCATTAGGAGGAGACGCTACACTGACCTTAGATCTGCTATTAGACCTATAATCTGTTGTCATGTAGGCTAAACGTAAGTCCAGTGGCGGTGCCAAGAAGACTTccgtggaggaggacagcagcattGGTGCAGGTCCGAGATTACTTCATGTTGGGTGCAGGTCGTGTTCAAATTCATCAGCACCGATCTGAGTAGATAGTATCTatataggtgaaagcaatatagtggaggcccgcagagagatgtgcttttacctgtccagtgcaatcaaatccctaaaggtgaaggaaattagggatcaagttcagattcaactttagatttctctttgcggtttcccagagtcttctcagacacccgggtgtggtttccgggaaaggggatctatcattgagcagctggagaaggaggctcagaggactctaatgccttctctcaagattgggacatgctgtgccccaatcctcctctccttcctgaggagtctaactgatgagcaagtcccatgtctttttccaacctcacatacaacaactctgaatttatagtcatagtgcaccttctaaccacaaatgggatttcaaacactacacctaaccctaacatcactgtaaccacacacctaactcttcctgtaaatcaagaacaaaatatctcatggacttgctaattgcttaaataaatacacgtttattttccctgacatggctatctagtgactccactaactcaacaccagtgtgcaggtaaaatatgtttcctttcttttcttttctctagccaatggagagtgattcagcagggcatgaaaaataatgtaagtctctccacataaggttctggtcaaaagttgtgcgctatatagggaatggtgtcatggaattgcttgattgacaaaaacattactctgtttgttggccatagctcacattcgagcagctctccatgctgtgtctgaagattgttaaagtcgtgacccagacagccctccgcattctcctaccagcgctagctcgtatcatgggggtgaacctgaggagtggggcaacctccccagaatcccagtgctctctgacagggtctgaggattccttaggcggtctggatgagagagagaaaaggctgctgatcagtgagatgaactactggactaaggagaggaggaggaatggcagtgcaggatgccgccaaaaatccactcgcagaacctcatcaccatgctgttcgcctaagaggtatgttcacagcaatatttcaacataataattgcaagacctgatccatacttatcataaattattaacttggaaTTCACACCTTGTAGTTTTAAGTTCTGGTCAGAAATGTTGCCACTGGGGGGGGGGTCCAGGTGAAAGTCATTTTTAACTGGGTAAGCCATGAAGTCATCTATGAATAAATAGATCAGGTACATGCCTTTCAGAAATAATCATAATCTGATGTCGTACAAACATAAAAATCAGGCAAAAAATCATGTCAGTTGGCTTTAGGCTTCTAGAACTACGGTGGTATGAGAAGTAATCCATCATTGCTCTAATTTGGTTTTCAGGCTCACTAATGACCCAGATTAGATACAGTTGGTTACATTTGCATGGCTTAAGTGGTGATTGTGTGTTTATCTTCAAGGTCCCAGACCTCATTGCAGAGCTTGCCTGCAACTAGAGAGGCTCCCCTCATGGAGGAGCCTCTGAAGGCTCTTTTTGGGGTAACGGAAGAGAGCCTTCTGATATCCCTGGTTGAGGGTCACTCCAACcccacctcctccagctcctccgagTTGAGCTGTGCTATCGTGGGGGAGGTGGTACACCAGCTTAACTCTGGCCTCTCAGTGGCCATTCAGGCCAGCCCGGGGAGTTGCCCCCCTATGGACAGTCAGGACATAGCAGCAGGCAAGGAGGTCATTCGGGTAGCCTCGGTTCAGATCCTGGCCGAGCTACAGAGCCAAACATCTGAGCCAGAGTGGGTAGGGGTTATCGAGCCCCTCATGGACCCTGTGACCGATGATGTGCTGGAGGCCATTGTCGGCACAATGGACAAAATGGCACAGGACTTCAACATCCTATTGGATCTGGCCAAGAAGATGACAATCTTGGGGTCTAAATTTCTGACCAATCTTCAATGTGACCTAGATGTTGAGTGTCCATCTGGGAAGGAAGGGACCACTCACTTTCTCAAAGAGACTGGATCCTCTACCAGTGTGGTGGCCAGAAAGATTCAGACCCTCTCTAGCCCCGACTTTCAGTCTAAAGCCCTGAAGGCGGTGAGCACCATCCTTACAAGGAAAGTCAGCAGCTCTTCTGGCATGGCTCCTTCCTCTAGGCCTTCTAGTGCTGCTCCTAGCCTTACTGAAGCCCCGCTGAATACCAGCTGcacagccctgacatctgtaacctccactgccacagtgattgttaaggcatttgtgggaggcatggagacgatagcatcatttgaagacacatgtgaagcagttgattggccagttcctgtaaatgaccacaaaaCAGGGTCTTCACAGAAGATAACCTTCTCTCTAGCCGGCACACTCTATGGCCGTATACGAGCAAAGCTGAGGGACCTTTTAACTCTAGCCGCTCGAGAAGAAGGTGTGGCTAAGGATGCTTCTCTTCGGGAGTCTTCAGACACCCTGGAAAAGGCAACTGTTTCAACTGTTGAGGTCCAGTTACCCAGCACCGAACACAGTAGAGTTCCCAGAGAGAGCCAACcaataccagctctctgtctctccaatctggataccagtactcaagaagttcttagcagtgttttttccatctacaagtcagagttatcaaaagtggagagtaaatccttagccgttgtcagttcatctgatgagtccctagaggcttgttggtttgttgatggtgtcctatcaaagcttgatgactaTACTATTTCCCAGTCACCCTCACCCAATGAAGACTTGAGCGTGAGTACTCAATATTCTCAACTGAGCTCAGAAGGGAGTGTCAGAATCACAGAGTCCTCAACTAGTCTGATTCAGAGCATTAAGAAGCTCTCTAGCAATGACTTTCAGACTCAGGCAGAAGAGGCAGTGAGTAAAGTGCTGATGAGATCCAGTCATTCCTTTATCACACAGATCAGCCATACTGGTCTTCAGAAAAGTCTGCAGGCTGGCTTATCATCTAGCTCACCATCAGAGATCCATGTCCTTTCAGAATCCATGTCCTCCATGTCCTCTGAGAATACAGCCTCTGGATTAGTGGAAACCTTTGTCAAAGGAATGGCGACTATTTTCCAGAAAAATGAGTCCACTGACACTGTGCTACTGGAAAGAAGTGGGAGAGTTTCACAGTGCTCCCACGGGGGCTCCCAACTGGATTATACTGAATTGAGTGTTAAAATATCAGAGGAGAAGCTTTGGTCAACAGCTAAGAACATCTGCGTCAGTATGAAGAACACACTTAAGGATTTCTTCACAGGGCTGAAGCCATCCGGATCCGAAAGGACAGAAATGGCTTCTTCCAAAGAGACCCTTGGGGAAATCCTGGTTGCTATCCAGAGTGAAATCTCAAACTTCGGGCGAATGAAGGATTCCAGGGAGCTCCTTCAGATCAATGATATGGTAGGAACTATGCTGAAGGAGAttgagaaaagtgaggatgacAGTGAACAAGTCTGCCAAGACATCCCTCGAACCTGTTCATCTTTATCCACTTCTTTAAATGGTCGTAGTTCCTTGTCCAGCTCTTCAAAGGGTCCTAGGTCAGAGTGTGAGTTAGAGATCaacctccctggcactcccatcccTGACAAAGTGCCTTTTGATCTGACCTGCCCCATCGTCAGGAGCTCCTGCAACGACACCAGGGACAAGATGATGGCACACACAGATGAACCCCTGCATCGTAACAGTCCAATGACTGACAGCAGCCGACCACCGAGTGCTAAAGTCTCTTTTCGATCCTCCACTCCGTCTTTCACCAGCAAGGGAACCTCTTTGGTACCAAAGGGAGAGGGGATTGACATTGAAGAGAAGGAGGTGTGTATCCCCAGCAGCTCTGGCCATCTGAGGGAGCTCTTAATCATCCCGGACATCAGCAGTGCCACTgcattcccactgcagtacttgatggactccagcaaagatgatggcatctgttttgtcaccatactggtgataaggttgctatcggagatcagaccctcagccctagatggaccctcccaacaggcagcagatctgacagaaacatctcagcaactcatcagacaagtcctgtctgagttctgtgctgCATCCAGATTATCCAGGACACAGGCATATTCCCAGAACCTGAACATCCAAAGGGTGTTCAGAGATGTACATAAAAACCTCATGGAGGAGTTTGGCTCTCATAACACCCAGGAAGCAGCTATGTCCTCCCAGGACCCTGCATTTGACAGAGTCCTGGTAAAGtccttgacccagcagctggtGCAGGGACGCAAGGAGGCGTCAAGACCAGCTTCTGCTGCAACAAACCCATCAGACCAGgctgagatggagaggggggctgagcagaaagcaagaaggagcttcctttgcttttcaatgaccaaactcaggatcaacttcaaggtatagcagggagttagcatttgtttttggttccagttaggtgctgatgttattgatgtggctatgataagacatatacatgaaataaatattttttattcaccactaaattgttgccttggattcagaagtgttccatttatttattctctgtaccattttctttacctttctTCTGTTAGCGTTCCAAGAGAGGAAACAAAAAGGACTGCCATTCAGTCCAGGACCAGACTGAGATTCGCTCTACTGATGGACATTGGATAGGTAAGGATGTTTTAGAGCTCTGCTATAGCTTGTAgttttgtttaggtgtgtgttagaaacataggaatgcctaccaaactcatagcactgttatttttcaatgttactatactgcatctctctctctctctctctctctctctctcttaccccatcaatttctcttgtgtttctagctccagttgGAGAGGGTTCTCCCTCCAAATCTCAGCCTGTCAAAAAACGATCCTTGATTGTCAGGGTCTTTTCAGCAATGATGAAGCCATTCAGGCGCTTCACCAAGAAGAACCTGTAACCTGTTACGCTGCATGAAGAACTACTTTTGTAACAGCAAGACTTTTGACAAGAGGAATTTCTGCATGTCTAACCTTTCaaagtctatttgatcaaataaatgccaatgattttacaagaatttcaagtgttttggaagattgataatactgaagcagattttctcagagaaatgcactagttcccccttggttacacatttattgttcagcttttgagttggcaggacatagggcgtcaggtagccttgtggttagagcattgggccagtaaccgaaaggttgctaggtcagatccctgagctggccatgtaaaaatatgttgttctgctcctgaacaaggtagttaacccactgttcctaagctgtcattgtaaataagaatttgttctgaactgacttgtctaggaaaataaataaaataaccacagcttgactctaatacaatagttgctgcatagactgtcagataaccagatgttctctattaatttagttagattggtaagagcttattagcagcaaggggaaaacacatagaggagaattagctatctgcagctagatcaaccctctgagatgctttctatatttttttaaatattattttttatttcacctttatttaaccaggtaggcaagttgagaacaagttctcatttacaattgcgacctggccaagataaagcaaagcagttcgacacatacaacgacacagagttacacatggagtaaaacaaacatacagtcaataatacagtataaacaagtctatatacgatgtgagcaaataaggtgagataagggaggtaaaggcaaaaaaaggccatggtggcaaatacaatatagcaagtaaaacactggaatggtagatttgcagtggaagaatgtgcaaagtagaagtaaaaataatggggtgcaaaggagctaaataaataaataaataaaataaaataaatacagtaggaaaagaggtagttgattgggctaaattataggtgggctatgtacaggtgcagtactctgtgagctgctctgatagttggtgcttaaagctagtgagggagataagtgtttccagtttcagagatttttgtagttcgtcccagtcattggcagcagagaactggaaggagaggtggccaaagaaagaattggttttgggggtgaccagagagatatacctgctggagcgcgtgctacaggtgggtgataatatggtgaccagcgagctgagataaggggggactttacctagcagggtcttgtagatgacatggagccagtgggtttggcgacgagtatgaagcgagggccagccaatgagagcgtacaggtcgcaatgatgggtagtacagtgccttgcgaaagtattcggcccccttgaactttgcgaccttttgccacatttcaggcttcaaacataaagatataaaactgtatttttttgtgaagaatcaaaaacaagtgggacacaatcatgaagtggaacgacatttattggatatttcaaacttttttaacaaatcaaaaactgaaaaattgggcgtgcaaaatgattcagcccctttactttcagtgcagcaaactctctccagaagttcagtgaggatctctgaatgatccaatgttgacctaaatgactaatgatgataaatacaatccacctgtgtgtaatcaagtctccgtataaatgcacctgcactgtgatagtctcagaggtccgttaaaagcgcagagagcatcatgaagaacaaggaacacaccaggcaggtccgagatactgttgtgaagaagtttaaagccggatttggatacaaaaatatttcccaagctttaaacatcccaaggagcactgtgcaagcgataatattgaaatggaaggagtatcagaccactgcaaatctatcaagacctggccgtccctctaaactttcagctcatacaaggagaagactgatcagagatgcagccaagaggcctatgatcactctggatgaactgcagagatctacagctgaggtgggagactctgtccataggtcaacaatcagtcgtatattgcacaaatctggcctttatggaagagtggcaagaagaaagccatttcttaaagatattcataaaaagtgtcatttaaagtttgccacaagccacctgggagacactccaaacatgtggaagaaggtgctctggtcagatgaaaccaaaatgtaacgttttgcattgttgccaaaaagttatgtttggcgtaaaagcaacacagctgaacacaccatccccactgtcaaacatggtggtggcagcatcatggtttgggcctgcttttcttcagcagggacagggaagatggttaaaattgatgggaagatggatggagccaaatacaggaccattctggaagaaaacccgatggagtctgcaaaagacctgagactgggacggagatttgtcttccaacaagacaatgatccaaaacataaagcaaaatctacaatggaatggtagtaaataaacatatccaggtgttagaatggccaagtcaaagtccagacctgaatccaatcaagaatctgtggaaagaactgaaaactgctgttcacaaatgctctccatccaacctcactgagctcgagctgttttgcaaggaggaatgggaaaaaatttcagtctctcgatgtgcaaaactgatagagacataccccaagcgactaacagctgtaatcgcagcaaaaggtggcgctacaaagtattaacttaagggggctgaataattttacacgcccaatttttcagtttttgatttgttaaaaaagtttgaaatatccaataaatgtcgttccacttcatgattgtgtcccacttgttgttgattcttcacaaaaaaatacagttttatatctttatgtttgaagcctgaaatgtggcaaaaggtcgcaaagttcaagggggccgaatactttcgcaaggcactgtatatggggctttggtgacaaaacggattgcactgtgatagactgcatccaatttgttgagtagggttttggaggctattttgtaaatgacaaggattggtaggatggtcagttttacaagggtatgtttggcagcatgagtgaaggatgctttgttgcgaaataggaagccaattctagatttaactttggattggagatgtttgatgtgggtctggaaggagagtttacagtctaaccagacacctagatatttgtagtgtccacgtattctaagtcagagccgtccagagtagtgatgttggacaggcgggcaggtgcaggcagcgatcggttgaagagcatgcatttagttttacttgtatttaagagcaattggaggccacggaagtagagttgtatggcattgaagcttgcctggagggttgttaacacagtgtccaaagaagggccagagactcaccagcagcaagagcgacatcattgatgtatacagagaaaagagtcagtccaagaattgaaccctgtggcacccccatagagactgccagaggtccggacagcagaccctccgatttgacacactgaactctatcagagaagtagttggtgaatcaggcgaggcaatcttttgagaaaccaaggctgtcgagtctgccgatgaggatgtggtgattgacagagtcgaaagccttggccagatcaatgaatacggctgcacagtactgtttcttatcgatggcgtttAGGACCTTgcgcgtggctgaggtgcacccatgaccagctctgaaaccagattgcatagcagagaaggtatggtgagattccaTTGTtttcatactgtttttatttatttacttttctgctcttttgcacaccagtatctttacctgcacatgaccagctgatcatttatcactccagtgttaatctgctaaattgtaattattcgcctacctcctcatgccttttgcacacaatgtagatactctttttttcctactgtgttattgacttgtttattgtttactccatgtgtaactctgtgttgttgtctgttcacactgctatgctttatcttggccaggtcgcagttgtaaatgagaatttaatctcaactagcctacctggttaaataaaggtgaaataaaataaaaataaaaatcaggcACTTTTTTTCAGAAAACCGATGGCAGCGTCTATCATTGCTCTTCTACCATCTATCCCATGTCTGCACCTCCCTCTTCCATCAAAAACAAATTACCTGGTTAAAGTTagttaggctaggggttagggttaaggttagagttaagtttaggagttaggttaaagggttaaggttagagttaggggaagggttagctgtaagggttaggggaagggttagctaacatgctaagtagttacaaagtagctaaaaagtagtaagtagttgaaagtttgctaattagctaaagtcctctgtgatgagattcaaaatCATAACCTTTGGATCGTTAGACATCCGTGTTATACTGTatgcccacccctccaccctgaccaaccaccctactttcgtttttgccttaaataaccatttgtcttatataaccataccaaacataacatattatactaatttgagtgtcccggatttacatttactatgttccgtctagtctatgagatcagGCTGATCACAGACATGAACAGAGTAACAGGTCATTGTAGTTATTAGTGTGAGGGATTGGAGGATTTCACTGTGGGTCAATGCAGAGGCAAGCATGAAGGGTTTTTGTGGCATGACATAAAACCAGAAACCACAGCACAGAGGAAACCTCTGAGGGTCATAATGGCTGGTCCCATTAAACCTGGGATAGGAGCAGTTTGAGCAGACCTCAGAGGACAGGAGCTGTCATGGTGTTAAGGACAGTAGATGAATCACCGCACTTTTTTGCTcttgttccctgtgtgtgtgtgtgtgtgtgtgtgtgtgcgtgtgtgtgtgtgtgtgtgtgtgtgtgtgtgtgtgtgtgtgtgtgtgtgtgtgtgtgtgtgtgtgtgtgtgtgtgtgtgtgtgtgtgtgtgtgtgtgtgtgtgtgtgtgtgtgtgtgcgtgtgtgtgtgtgtgtctgacagaggTAGAAAGTGATGAAATACAGAATTGTGCGTTCGTTTGTTGTAGCTTTTTATTATTGTAATAGATCATTTTCATCCCTAGCTTTTTAAGAATGAGGCAAGATGaagtcaaatttctcaaacaagaaACATGGTTGACTGTTTCCCTTCAGTCGATTTCTCATTCTCTTGTAAAATAGCAATGATGCAAGCGCTCTGATCTAGAAGCCAGTGAAAGCGAGAGGTTTTACAGCTAGTTTGTTCAGCTCAGGAAGGCCCCACGGCAGCACTTTGGAGTGTAGCATTGTGTTTTGATATCCTCATCTCCTTTGACAGTGTCTCCCGCATTCCGACAGAGCAGATAAAGCAGTACTGGGTAGAGCTGGTGGGGCTTTCAGAGTCAGTTTCATCTTTCTGCTCAGGCACAGGGCAGGCATCCTATGAAGTGTTTATCTCAGG
The genomic region above belongs to Oncorhynchus mykiss isolate Arlee chromosome 6, USDA_OmykA_1.1, whole genome shotgun sequence and contains:
- the LOC118936463 gene encoding uncharacterized protein LOC118936463 translates to MEEPLKALFGVTEESLLISLVEGHSNPTSSSSSELSCAIVGEVVHQLNSGLSVAIQASPGSCPPMDSQDIAAGKEVIRVASVQILAELQSQTSEPEWVGVIEPLMDPVTDDVLEAIVGTMDKMAQDFNILLDLAKKMTILGSKFLTNLQCDLDVECPSGKEGTTHFLKETGSSTSVVARKIQTLSSPDFQSKALKAVSTILTRKVSSSSGMAPSSRPSSAAPSLTEAPLNTSCTALTSVTSTATVIVKAFVGGMETIASFEDTCEAVDWPVPVNDHKTGSSQKITFSLAGTLYGRIRAKLRDLLTLAAREEGVAKDASLRESSDTLEKATVSTVEVQLPSTEHSRVPRESQPIPALCLSNLDTSTQEVLSSVFSIYKSELSKVESKSLAVVSSSDESLEACWFVDGVLSKLDDYTISQSPSPNEDLSVSTQYSQLSSEGSVRITESSTSLIQSIKKLSSNDFQTQAEEAVSKVLMRSSHSFITQISHTGLQKSLQAGLSSSSPSEIHVLSESMSSMSSENTASGLVETFVKGMATIFQKNESTDTVLLERSGRVSQCSHGGSQLDYTELSVKISEEKLWSTAKNICVSMKNTLKDFFTGLKPSGSERTEMASSKETLGEILVAIQSEISNFGRMKDSRELLQINDMVGTMLKEIEKSEDDSEQVCQDIPRTCSSLSTSLNGRSSLSSSSKGPRSECELEINLPGTPIPDKVPFDLTCPIVRSSCNDTRDKMMAHTDEPLHRNSPMTDSSRPPSAKVSFRSSTPSFTSKGTSLVPKGEGIDIEEKEVCIPSSSGHLRELLIIPDISSATAFPLQYLMDSSKDDGICFVTILVIRLLSEIRPSALDGPSQQAADLTETSQQLIRQVLSEFCAASRLSRTQAYSQNLNIQRVFRDVHKNLMEEFGSHNTQEAAMSSQDPAFDRVLVKSLTQQLVQGRKEASRPASAATNPSDQAEMERGAEQKARRSFLCFSMTKLRINFKRSKRGNKKDCHSVQDQTEIRSTDGHWIAPVGEGSPSKSQPVKKRSLIVRVFSAMMKPFRRFTKKNL